The genomic interval ATAAAAACCACTTCCTTtccttcaattttaaaaacaatcaaaCAACGGCAGAGGTTTAAATAAAACAGATAACAATTTTGATCTTCCTTTACCCTAGTTCACCTCAATCCGAACATTGGAAAACCTCAATAATATGAAAACCATTAACAGCAATCCTAGATGTACTACCAAATAACATAAAAAGTCTAACACAGCAAGAAACAAAAGATGCTAAAAATCCAAAGTCAGAGAGATATATCATAGTATTTCCATACAGACCAAGATGGATATGTATACACTATCCaccaatttattttcaaatagcAAGTTCAAGTTAACCCCTAGACTTAAAAAAACGTGAAAAATGAACCATTTCCACTCATCACACacaacaaattattattatcttcacaAAGACGCAACAACTAAACACATTTACTCACTCACTAACTCAAGTGAGCTTCCACAATGTCTTACATATTTAGACATATCATACCATATCCTATTATCCAAACTTGACACCCACTTCTTACCTAGCAACTTTGCCATATATAGTATATTCTGAAGCATTGCAGCAGAAATAAGGGCTAGCACTATGTAGTATCACTTGCAACCAGATGATGTTGTTAACAAAGATTCTTACAGGTGCATCAACATGACACTTCCACTAGAGATTTGAATGAACCATTGTAACATCACCAATACCAGAAGACACAAGCTCCAACGCGACTGAATGAATAGTCTTTTATTTATCACCACCTAGCACCCCAACGGACCAGACAAGGCATTTACTTCTTAAGAACTTTGAACTGTAAAGATGCTCGTTTATCTTCCTTCGTCCGAGCTGAAGAGCTCAGCATAATCTGTAATATTTAGCACGAAAAAAGTTGGaactttttcagaaaaattagTAGTAGACATCATTTTCTAGACTTCCCATTACAGTTTAAAACCTAGTTGTTGAGGCCAGGCCCAAACAGAAAATATTCGATATTCACATCAAGATAAAATTAGCCTCTTGAAAATTAAGATAAAGCTGTCTACAATGTAACCACATATGGCTCGGTTGTCCCTGGACTCCATCATAATGGGATTTTTAAAGCCACCAAGTTGCCCTTTTTACTAAAAGGGAAATTTATGCAAACATATCAAAGGTGTGACTTGCAAAATTTTAAGCTTGATGAAGTCCAAGATATCAAcgaaaatgaataaaattgaCACTCACCTTTTGTAGTAGCAACACCCTGCAACAAGTCAAGGCCAAAGGAACTCCAACAACATCCAATAACAAGGCAGCAAATCCGGAGTTTGAATGAGTAGCAAAAGGATGCCACATTCGCAATAAGCCTTCAAGGACCTCAAATACATAATTGTGTTAGCTATCCGAAATATTGAACAGAATGAACGGTAGACATGAAGTAAATAGCAATAAATCAATTCAAGAAACATACCATCTATACTCTCATACTGACATCACACAAAGTAACGACCTGTCCAAATTGATTGTCCTTGAAATTGCTCAGTCAGAGGAGAAAATTGCTGATTTCCATTTGTTGGCTGCTGTTGAGGCTGCAGCTGCTGATCATGGTGTGATTTTAAATGCTCATATGTTTCATACTCATGCCAACCATTCAGCTGTTTCTCCACCTGAAGAGGCACAGATGGAAATTGTTTCCCAGGAAAGGGAAAGCTGACTTTCCCACTCAACCCATTGTTACTGACTTGCTGAGAATTTGATTGAGAGTAAGTCAGCTGACCATTAGGGCCTAAACCATTAATTGATGATTCCAAATGATATCCATCCAACCAACCATAATCATCCATAATTGGATTCCCACTTAGTGAATCTGAAACAGAGTATTCAATACCTTGTTTAGAAGAAACGTGACTAAATCCAGGAGGAGGTCCAAGGTGCCTAGCAGGTCGACTAACTGGGGCTTTTCTCAAACTAGCTTGCAAGGCTGATGTTGTCATCCCAGAAAAATTATCAGTAATTACTCTAGAAGATGCAATAGCATCAACTCTGGATGGTATCACAGATTCTGAAGCTTTTGGGAGACCATAAAACACACTGTTAGTATCAGCAGCGACAGATTGTTGAATAGGAAAAGGAAGTGCTACATGGTTTGAGACGCCTACAGATTCTTGTAGGCCAGTTTCCATTACATGCCCGTTCTCAAGTAAGCTAAGACCTTTTAAATTGTTAACAAGAGAAATTTCCCCCTCAATCCACCTTGATGTTGGCACTGGTTGCAGATTTTGTGGCATCATACCACTAACAGAAAGAGGCAAAGTTTGATGATTTAGATTATTGAGAGGGTTAGAAGTAGAATTGCCATGAAACTTCAAATCCCCTCCAAATGCTTTTAGAGAAGGATCCAAACCCTCATGGGGAGCCCATGATGAGACAACCACATCAGCTCGCGTCTCAGACACTACAGGCTTGAAAACAATAACTTCATCATCCTCATCTCCGTCCATATACTGGTCTTGGTTTGATTGAACAATTTCCACCATTGATTTGTCTCCTGGATTTTCTTGCAACAAGTTTTCTGCATTCAGCAGGCCTGAATAGGAGGTTGGAAGAACAAAATCATCTGAGATTTGACGCTCAACACCAATTGTAAATTTCTTCACCtttgaatcaaaatatatcACTTTCTGGTCAACCCTGACAACATTTGCTAAAGCCTTCCCTGCAGCTAAAATCCTTTTGACCCGAGCTTTTGTTTCCTTATCACCATCATTTCCGAGGGAATGCTTCCTAGAAAAATCCAAGATAGTTTGTGCAGGAAGCAGTGGAACAAATCCTCTTAACTCAAAGTCCTCAAACAAAGCAAGTCGGTTTTCAGTTTCCCCTTCTTCGTACCTGCTCATGTTATTAAAGCAAGTCTCCTCCTCATCATCAAGAATCGACATAGGCCCAACTAAAAGTAATCTATTCAAAAGGGATATACAATGATTCCAAAATTTTGATCTGAGAGTTGCCTGATTCTCATCCACATCATTGCCTTTAGCTAGATCTGGATAACAAGCCAACCACtcaacaaaaaccaaaatgCCAGGTAAAAGATAACTAGAAGATGGATCACACAGCTCTGCACATCTCTCTATTATGTAACCCATCAATTCAAAAGCTGCAGTAAATGCATTCTGAAGAAGAACAGCACGCTGTACAATTTCAGCATAACTTTGACCTTCAGATTCCTTATTCACATTATAAACCGTAAATACTATGATGCAAACAATTCTGACAATGACAAGTCCATTCTCAGAAGCATCACTGCCAAAATTCAGCTCCTCATCTTGCCCTGAAGACAGAAGTTTACGAAGGCCGGTGCTAACAACAGCAAGGACTTCAGTGAAGGTCTCAAGGCTATCAACATTGTATGAAAAAACCAAAAAAGTAACAGTTAGAATCGATTAATCCCAAGTGATGATGCATCTAGAGACATATGGACAGAAAATGTTCAGAATAAATACCTTGTACGCGTAAACAATATTCCATTTAGACGGACAAAGCGGGTACAAAAGTATTTATAAGTTTCTTGTATAGTGGATGCTCCTCCGGTTCTAGGATTAGCATCAACACCAGCTGCCTTTGTTGCAAGTTTTGCTTCCACTTTTCCTCTTCCTTTGCCAGTATGCCTCACTGAAGATTCCTTGACTGCAAGAACTTTAGCATCACCAGGTAGCTGACAGAAACTTTGACGATTCTATCATTGAATTGTAAAAATAACTAGTCAGAATAATAACATAATGCCAAAGATCACAACACAGGCAATAAACAAATTAGACAAAAGGGTGACAGCGTTATAAAAATAAGACACTATAGCATGAAAATAAACATAGAATCGAGTTCAAGGCTAAATTCATTAAGCTACAATGTGATCCAGGCCAAATAAACAGACTAGCTTTCAAAGGGTTGATCTTTTCATCCATCCAAGACAAGTACACGTAACACAAAAATAAGAGCTTCAAAACAAGCAATGTAATCTGAAATGAATTGCCTGCACATTCATAAGGAACTAATAGTAAAACTGAACAATTCTCATACTCGTAACAACACTTCAGTATGGATGCAGTAATCAAGATATAAAAGCTCactaagataaataaaaaatccaaaaaaacagAATGAAATGCAAACTACTCAAATAGTAACTTTCAAACACTCTGGATAAAAAAGTATAACATCACAAGAGCAAACCCATGGTCACATTACCTTCTCAAACGCAACTATCAAGTTTTCTCTTGCAGTTGTAAATGGACTATCCACAGCCAGACTACGAAAATACCGATAAATGACCACCAGCTCATCTCCAGAATATGAAGCCAATAAAGCAAGCtgataagaacataaacattcaAAAATAGATTATGGTAACTATGCGTCACAATTCAGAAATATTacgcaacaacaaaaatatcacAATTGATAGAAGAATGTCAAAACCTGATGATGGGGATTCCCACTTGAAGGCAAAAGAGATGCAGCTTGTAAGTAGTAGCTAGAAGCTGCTGTGAACTCCCGGTTTATTGAGTCACCTTCACCATACATTCCTTTATAACGAGCAAGATCACCCAAATATATTAGACAACGATGGCAAGATACTAAACCTATCTTCATGTCAGCATATTTTTTTCCATCTTTCTCCATCACAATCCGATTGT from Cicer arietinum cultivar CDC Frontier isolate Library 1 chromosome 5, Cicar.CDCFrontier_v2.0, whole genome shotgun sequence carries:
- the LOC101498917 gene encoding nonsense-mediated mRNA decay factor SMG7 encodes the protein MMIVQMDNMSAPSSRERAQRLYDKNLELENKRRRSAQVRVPSDPNAWQQMRENYEAIILEDYAFSEQKNIEYALWQLHYKRIEEFRAYFNATLSSSSSNPSQGGKGPVRPDRITKIRLQFKTFLSEATGFYHDLIMKIRAKYGLPLGYFEDSDNRIVMEKDGKKYADMKIGLVSCHRCLIYLGDLARYKGMYGEGDSINREFTAASSYYLQAASLLPSSGNPHHQLALLASYSGDELVVIYRYFRSLAVDSPFTTARENLIVAFEKNRQSFCQLPGDAKVLAVKESSVRHTGKGRGKVEAKLATKAAGVDANPRTGGASTIQETYKYFCTRFVRLNGILFTRTSLETFTEVLAVVSTGLRKLLSSGQDEELNFGSDASENGLVIVRIVCIIVFTVYNVNKESEGQSYAEIVQRAVLLQNAFTAAFELMGYIIERCAELCDPSSSYLLPGILVFVEWLACYPDLAKGNDVDENQATLRSKFWNHCISLLNRLLLVGPMSILDDEEETCFNNMSRYEEGETENRLALFEDFELRGFVPLLPAQTILDFSRKHSLGNDGDKETKARVKRILAAGKALANVVRVDQKVIYFDSKVKKFTIGVERQISDDFVLPTSYSGLLNAENLLQENPGDKSMVEIVQSNQDQYMDGDEDDEVIVFKPVVSETRADVVVSSWAPHEGLDPSLKAFGGDLKFHGNSTSNPLNNLNHQTLPLSVSGMMPQNLQPVPTSRWIEGEISLVNNLKGLSLLENGHVMETGLQESVGVSNHVALPFPIQQSVAADTNSVFYGLPKASESVIPSRVDAIASSRVITDNFSGMTTSALQASLRKAPVSRPARHLGPPPGFSHVSSKQGIEYSVSDSLSGNPIMDDYGWLDGYHLESSINGLGPNGQLTYSQSNSQQVSNNGLSGKVSFPFPGKQFPSVPLQVEKQLNGWHEYETYEHLKSHHDQQLQPQQQPTNGNQQFSPLTEQFQGQSIWTGRYFV